The following proteins come from a genomic window of Alicyclobacillus dauci:
- the fni gene encoding type 2 isopentenyl-diphosphate Delta-isomerase yields the protein MSRQERKMEHVNLAKNTSSITPNSDFDAIRLVHRSFPETSVDEVSLMTSICSIEFLSPIYINAMTGGSHETGQINEAFAKIARATGMAMAVGSQHAGIRDPQVAESYRIVRRVNPSGIVMANIGAGAPPDYAKKAVDMLEAQLLQVHVNAPQELVMPEGDRDFHGWLKNVERMVQLSPVPVIVKEVGFGISRETIRQLRDIGVTAIDVGGRGGTDFTWIENQRRADKTYDYLRGWGLSTVTSLLESHQAEQDMAVCASGGIRHPLDALKSFALGASAVGIAGPVLRSLLHDGVEQTISMLQSWQAELRTLMTMVGATSIPAMSDVPLVILGDVKTWCDVRGIDVTHFARRGQS from the coding sequence ATGAGTCGACAAGAACGGAAGATGGAGCACGTAAATTTGGCGAAGAACACGTCTTCCATCACACCAAACAGTGATTTTGACGCCATTCGCCTCGTCCATCGATCGTTCCCCGAGACAAGCGTCGACGAAGTCTCCTTAATGACTTCCATCTGCAGCATCGAGTTCCTAAGCCCCATCTATATAAACGCCATGACCGGAGGCAGTCACGAGACCGGTCAAATCAACGAAGCGTTTGCCAAGATTGCCCGTGCAACAGGTATGGCCATGGCTGTCGGCTCACAGCACGCTGGTATTCGGGATCCACAGGTGGCGGAATCGTACCGGATCGTTCGGCGAGTGAATCCGAGCGGGATCGTCATGGCCAACATCGGTGCTGGCGCACCGCCCGACTACGCGAAGAAGGCCGTTGACATGCTCGAGGCCCAATTGCTGCAGGTGCACGTTAACGCGCCGCAGGAACTGGTGATGCCGGAGGGGGATCGGGACTTCCACGGCTGGCTGAAAAATGTGGAGAGAATGGTTCAGTTGAGCCCCGTTCCAGTCATTGTGAAAGAAGTTGGCTTCGGAATCAGCCGCGAGACGATCCGCCAACTGCGCGATATCGGCGTCACGGCAATAGATGTCGGTGGCCGAGGCGGGACGGATTTTACTTGGATCGAGAATCAACGCCGAGCGGACAAAACCTACGATTATTTGCGGGGATGGGGCCTTTCGACAGTGACATCTCTGCTGGAATCCCACCAGGCAGAACAGGACATGGCGGTGTGCGCATCAGGCGGAATTCGCCACCCACTCGATGCCCTCAAGTCATTCGCGTTAGGTGCGTCCGCAGTGGGCATAGCAGGGCCCGTCTTGCGCAGTTTGTTACATGACGGAGTCGAACAGACCATCTCCATGCTTCAGTCCTGGCAGGCTGAGTTGCGAACGTTGATGACCATGGTGGGAGCGACGTCGATTCCAGCCATGTCGGATGTACCGCTGGTGATCCTCGGGGATGTGAAGACTTGGTGCGACGTCCGCGGGATCGACGTGACGCACTTCGCGCGTCGCGGCCAAAGCTAG
- a CDS encoding glycine betaine ABC transporter substrate-binding protein yields the protein MRHQMAMSASVMILAGLVVTGCGTANDTSPAGNHASTNSAAGTAGTQNKSQAITIGYMNWDEDVAASYLWKYLLEQKGYQVDMKLLSPGPVWEGLYTGDLDVFFDSWMPYVDKDYEAKYGSRITTINRWYGGVTQEGFAVPDYVPVKTVDQLRAYADKTNGQIIGIEAGSTEMGQAKQALTTYNLPYQIVSSSTPGMLTELQKAVQAKQPIIVTLWSPHWAFAKYNLHYVEDPKGVFGKQGYVETVANKTWAGNNATVVNWLKNFHLSEQQLGTLEEDVAGQSDDPSKGVTEWVTANQDVVDKWLK from the coding sequence ATGAGACATCAGATGGCCATGAGTGCCAGCGTCATGATACTCGCAGGTCTAGTCGTGACAGGGTGTGGTACAGCAAACGACACATCCCCTGCAGGAAATCATGCCAGCACAAACTCTGCTGCAGGAACAGCAGGCACTCAGAACAAGTCGCAAGCTATAACGATTGGCTACATGAACTGGGATGAGGATGTCGCTGCAAGCTATCTTTGGAAGTATCTCCTTGAGCAAAAAGGGTATCAGGTAGACATGAAATTGCTCAGTCCAGGACCTGTGTGGGAAGGCCTGTACACAGGGGATTTAGATGTTTTCTTCGACTCTTGGATGCCATACGTAGATAAAGACTATGAAGCAAAGTACGGGAGTCGAATTACCACCATCAATCGCTGGTATGGCGGTGTCACGCAAGAGGGATTTGCCGTCCCTGATTACGTGCCCGTAAAAACGGTCGATCAGCTTCGCGCCTATGCGGACAAGACAAACGGGCAGATCATCGGGATCGAGGCAGGATCAACAGAAATGGGTCAGGCAAAACAAGCCCTTACTACATATAACCTGCCGTACCAGATCGTATCCAGTTCAACACCTGGTATGCTGACGGAGTTACAAAAGGCTGTGCAGGCAAAGCAGCCCATCATCGTGACTTTGTGGAGTCCACACTGGGCATTTGCGAAATACAACCTGCATTACGTAGAGGATCCCAAAGGCGTGTTCGGCAAGCAGGGCTATGTCGAAACCGTCGCCAACAAGACGTGGGCGGGAAACAATGCGACCGTGGTGAACTGGTTGAAAAACTTCCATTTGTCGGAGCAACAACTCGGCACGCTGGAAGAGGATGTCGCTGGACAAAGTGACGATCCGTCAAAAGGCGTAACAGAATGGGTTACCGCCAACCAAGACGTCGTGGACAAGTGGCTGAAATAA
- a CDS encoding LysR family transcriptional regulator → MIQQLLTFITVAQHRNFTRAAEHLHTTQPAVSQQIQTLERTLGAQLFERTNRSVELNQAGRVVYDYAKQIIDLYNHMTRVVDDMIHDESGVLRIGASFTFGEYILPQLLAGFVARYPRITPSVSINNTRDVVDHVGLGLLDIGIVEGHYVNDKVSVEHLADDMVFVIGSSRWLNRVSADDRTRDRLEEQTWILREEGSGTREVQEHALAVMGIAPSSILEIGSTQSIKECVEAGLGLTILSEAVLRKEVHLGTLQILDWPGLPLRREFSIVMQKTSFHPQSTHLFKRFLQASDPVSSLSQK, encoded by the coding sequence TTGATACAACAACTGTTGACCTTCATCACGGTCGCGCAGCATCGCAATTTCACCCGCGCCGCGGAACACCTGCACACCACGCAGCCTGCAGTGAGTCAGCAGATCCAAACACTGGAGCGGACCCTGGGTGCACAGTTATTCGAGCGAACCAATCGCAGCGTGGAACTGAACCAAGCAGGGCGTGTGGTTTACGATTACGCAAAACAGATCATCGATCTCTACAACCACATGACGCGCGTCGTCGACGACATGATTCACGATGAAAGTGGCGTGTTGCGAATTGGTGCCAGTTTTACTTTCGGGGAATACATCTTGCCGCAATTGTTAGCCGGCTTTGTGGCACGGTACCCGCGTATTACACCGTCGGTGTCCATCAACAATACACGAGACGTCGTCGATCACGTCGGTCTCGGCCTACTCGACATTGGCATCGTCGAGGGGCACTACGTAAACGACAAAGTTTCCGTGGAACACTTGGCTGACGACATGGTCTTTGTCATCGGCTCTTCGCGTTGGTTGAATCGTGTGAGTGCTGACGATCGAACCCGGGACAGACTTGAAGAACAAACCTGGATCCTCCGCGAAGAGGGATCAGGAACGAGAGAAGTCCAAGAGCACGCACTGGCGGTTATGGGAATTGCCCCTTCATCCATTCTGGAAATTGGCAGCACCCAGTCGATTAAGGAATGCGTCGAGGCGGGACTCGGTTTGACCATCCTATCGGAAGCAGTTCTCCGCAAAGAAGTTCACTTGGGAACGCTGCAGATTCTCGACTGGCCAGGCCTGCCCTTGCGCAGAGAATTTTCTATCGTTATGCAAAAAACTTCGTTTCATCCTCAATCCACACATTTGTTCAAACGGTTTCTACAAGCATCGGACCCAGTCTCAAGTCTCAGCCAAAAATGA
- a CDS encoding MFS transporter — protein sequence MSITPQAQISAQDKSYSAKALVSIALAWAFDAMDFSILTFVLVDIMKDYGVPLTLAAAVSSATTFARLGGGFLGGLIGDSWGRKAGLVISIIWFTIFEFLTGFSIGFTLLFLVRILYGIGMGAMYANGTPMLMEMMPAKWRGFASGLMQSGFSFGYIFAAIIYRVWYGDLGWHAMFYIACIPALVVAIYIWAQVPESSRWRKEKSASKSHSVPVSHLFKDGNTWNTIHAALISLIAFGVTYPINIFYATLLKQHGHFSPAIVANTIIILNVAGIIGNILGGYLSDIIGRRAVLIISAIGTLACSFVFQSISTDWERNLFTFLIGLFSIGGVWAAIPTYIAEHFKTTVRSTGQGTTYHFGAAVGGAIIPLIVSGIAPSVGGLAHAMTYSVAITSILVIVLAVLWRESKGSVLE from the coding sequence ATGTCGATCACACCGCAAGCCCAAATTTCCGCACAAGACAAATCGTACAGTGCTAAAGCACTGGTGTCGATTGCGCTTGCTTGGGCTTTTGACGCAATGGACTTCTCTATTCTCACATTCGTCCTCGTCGACATCATGAAGGACTACGGTGTACCGCTTACACTCGCGGCTGCCGTTTCCTCTGCAACCACGTTTGCCCGCCTCGGCGGCGGCTTCCTCGGTGGGCTGATAGGAGACTCTTGGGGACGGAAAGCAGGCCTTGTCATTTCTATCATTTGGTTTACCATCTTTGAGTTTCTCACCGGGTTCTCTATCGGATTTACACTCTTATTCCTTGTTCGAATTCTGTACGGGATTGGTATGGGTGCCATGTATGCGAATGGTACGCCGATGCTCATGGAAATGATGCCTGCCAAATGGCGTGGATTTGCGTCTGGGCTCATGCAGTCTGGGTTTTCCTTTGGGTATATCTTTGCGGCCATCATCTATCGCGTCTGGTATGGCGATCTCGGATGGCACGCCATGTTCTACATCGCTTGTATACCGGCTCTCGTCGTTGCTATCTATATCTGGGCTCAAGTCCCTGAATCCTCTCGTTGGCGCAAAGAGAAGTCAGCCAGCAAAAGTCATTCCGTTCCCGTTTCCCATTTGTTCAAGGACGGCAACACGTGGAACACAATCCATGCTGCCCTGATTTCGCTCATTGCGTTTGGCGTCACTTACCCTATCAATATATTTTACGCAACACTGCTCAAACAACACGGTCATTTCAGTCCCGCAATAGTCGCGAACACCATCATCATCCTGAACGTAGCCGGTATTATCGGAAATATTCTCGGTGGCTATCTGTCGGATATCATTGGGCGCAGGGCCGTACTCATCATCTCCGCAATTGGTACACTGGCGTGTTCGTTTGTCTTTCAATCCATTTCGACCGACTGGGAACGCAATCTATTTACATTTTTGATTGGCTTGTTTTCGATCGGCGGCGTATGGGCCGCCATTCCCACATATATTGCGGAACACTTTAAAACGACAGTTCGGTCCACAGGTCAAGGCACAACGTATCACTTCGGAGCCGCAGTCGGCGGAGCCATCATACCGCTCATCGTCTCCGGTATCGCGCCTTCTGTCGGTGGTTTAGCGCACGCCATGACCTATTCTGTCGCCATCACGTCCATCCTCGTCATCGTCCTCGCCGTACTGTGGCGAGAGTCCAAAGGTTCAGTACTGGAATAA